The following proteins are co-located in the Alcaligenes faecalis genome:
- a CDS encoding LamG-like jellyroll fold domain-containing protein, with protein MTFTSRPQKSHTVQRLQQAGLSLSLALLLTACGSGSNGSDGPANPGTHPEPPTVEPGDKPQALGGKKALIVTIDGLSYEALLQARQAGKHPALKDLTIAPAQTGGYTGTPSEQRTLPLPGWASLITGVWADQHGLRGVGQEDAKLTSPTLVAQTAEPTQAALSLSTADYRTLWSQDLQEGRIIEAANCTDSDSCVSEQTQQYLQEGKSLILAQIQAPARAATQGGLGSPAYQEAVNDSLASLDKLFALIDKRQQADASEDWLVILTTSYGLDEFGGTTGSQFNRNKTSFIATNKPLASLPAADSQVSSTTNMNTLAAVIDIAPTVLSHLGVQSEQYRFRGSPLQADTRVRNVSFSKPDDKNIVDLKWVLDGDASQEIQVMRDGKLIATLPAGTTQYSDPLPSSDTEQIYSLYYSIQTGKAASTLKAEVGYKPPPKLADTLKNGLQSYYTFSAQPFTDSKGGSTLQTSTPAVPAGQLIAADFLDPSTDKGGLRIMGSNVDGNGNRGYRLSMSRNLFTLSSVQQMTIGFWLRTPNNCHGYGASIMANKNYDSGNNPGFALGLFNANGCDIRFNTGYGGGRNESRGYNITPDEWAYVAVVIDKAQGKMLGHVFDPKKGAQFGSVALEARALQALGGTGTSELGLNEDVTGQYYKRWGRSDINMDFGELAMWDRALSTDELTSIYESRQPLSSLQP; from the coding sequence ATGACCTTCACCTCCCGCCCCCAAAAATCTCACACCGTGCAGCGCCTGCAACAAGCCGGACTCTCCCTGTCCCTGGCCCTGCTCTTGACCGCCTGCGGCAGCGGTTCCAATGGCAGCGATGGTCCGGCTAACCCCGGCACCCATCCCGAACCTCCTACCGTAGAACCTGGCGACAAACCCCAGGCGCTGGGCGGCAAAAAAGCCCTGATCGTCACCATCGACGGCCTGAGCTACGAAGCCCTGCTGCAAGCCCGCCAGGCTGGCAAGCACCCTGCCCTGAAAGACCTGACCATCGCCCCCGCCCAAACCGGCGGCTATACCGGCACCCCCAGCGAACAACGCACCCTGCCACTGCCTGGCTGGGCCTCGCTAATTACCGGCGTCTGGGCAGACCAGCACGGGCTGCGCGGTGTCGGCCAGGAAGACGCCAAACTCACTAGCCCCACCTTGGTCGCTCAGACCGCCGAGCCAACCCAGGCCGCCCTGTCCTTGAGCACCGCCGACTACCGCACACTGTGGAGCCAGGACCTGCAAGAAGGCCGCATCATCGAAGCGGCCAACTGTACCGACTCCGACAGTTGTGTCAGCGAGCAAACACAACAGTACCTGCAAGAAGGCAAGTCCCTGATCCTGGCCCAAATCCAGGCCCCTGCTCGTGCCGCAACCCAAGGTGGTCTGGGCAGCCCCGCCTACCAAGAAGCAGTTAACGATTCCCTGGCATCACTAGACAAACTGTTCGCCCTGATTGACAAACGCCAACAGGCTGACGCCTCGGAAGACTGGTTGGTCATTCTGACCACCAGCTATGGTCTGGACGAGTTTGGTGGCACAACAGGCTCGCAATTTAACCGCAACAAAACCAGTTTTATTGCTACCAATAAACCCCTGGCCTCCTTACCCGCCGCCGACAGCCAAGTCTCCAGCACCACCAACATGAACACCCTGGCGGCTGTCATCGACATTGCCCCCACCGTGCTGTCCCACCTGGGCGTCCAAAGCGAACAATACCGCTTCCGTGGCTCGCCACTGCAAGCTGACACTCGCGTGCGCAACGTCTCCTTCAGCAAGCCAGACGACAAAAACATAGTGGACCTGAAATGGGTGCTGGATGGTGACGCCTCGCAGGAAATCCAGGTCATGCGCGACGGCAAGCTGATCGCTACCCTGCCTGCAGGCACAACACAATACTCCGACCCCTTGCCCTCGTCGGACACCGAGCAAATCTACTCGCTCTACTACTCGATCCAAACAGGCAAGGCAGCATCCACCCTGAAAGCAGAAGTGGGTTACAAGCCCCCACCGAAACTGGCTGACACCCTGAAAAATGGCCTGCAAAGCTACTACACCTTCAGCGCCCAACCGTTTACCGACAGCAAAGGTGGCAGCACGCTGCAAACCTCGACCCCTGCGGTACCCGCCGGTCAGTTGATTGCCGCCGACTTCCTGGATCCCAGCACAGACAAGGGTGGTCTGCGCATCATGGGCAGCAATGTCGATGGCAACGGCAACCGTGGCTACCGCCTGTCCATGAGCCGCAACCTGTTCACGCTGAGCAGCGTGCAGCAAATGACGATTGGCTTTTGGCTGCGCACGCCCAACAACTGCCACGGCTACGGCGCCTCCATCATGGCGAACAAAAACTACGACTCCGGCAACAACCCCGGTTTTGCATTGGGTCTGTTCAATGCCAACGGTTGCGACATCCGCTTTAACACGGGCTATGGTGGCGGCCGCAACGAGAGCAGAGGCTACAACATCACCCCCGACGAATGGGCCTATGTGGCTGTCGTCATCGACAAAGCCCAAGGCAAGATGCTGGGCCACGTATTTGACCCCAAAAAAGGGGCGCAGTTTGGCTCGGTGGCTCTGGAAGCCCGTGCCCTTCAAGCTCTGGGTGGCACCGGCACGAGCGAACTGGGCCTGAACGAAGACGTTACCGGCCAGTACTACAAACGCTGGGGACGCAGCGACATCAATATGGACTTTGGTGAGCTGGCCATGTGGGACCGCGCCCTGAGCACGGACGAGCTGACCAGTATTTACGAATCGCGCCAACCTCTGTCCAGCCTCCAACCCTGA
- a CDS encoding phosphocholine-specific phospholipase C, producing the protein MTSRRNFLRNMTGASLAAGSLAAFPPSIRKALAIPANNKTGTIKDVEHIVVLMQENRSFDNYFGTMKGVRGFGDRFTIPLPNGRNVWQQNLSSTETIMPYHLDSTKGNAQRVNGTPHAWVDGQQAWDHGRMAFWPKYKRPHSMGYYREAEVPFQFAMANAFTLCDAYHCSMHTGTNSNRMFMWTGTNGPTGTGECTVNNAWDSLGSSLLGYEWKTYPERLEEAGISWKVYQNLPDNFTDNSLAGFKQYRRANEQSGKPNNTPYEPSDDIGNPLYKGVANTMPDGGFFGQLRKDVEEGNLPQISWVVAPAAYSEHPGPSSPVQGAWYTQELLDALTANPEVWSKTVLLVNFDENDGFFDHVPSPSAPSIDPDTGKAMGKTTLTDEQIAFEYYNYPSPKGLLGQPPRDGKVFGPGVRVPMYVISPWSRGGWVNSQVFDHTSVIRFMEERFGVMEPNISPYRRAVCGDLTSAFNFASPNTEPLPTLNGRRSRDEADAIRRAQERLAQVPQPLDNQRIPVQQTGVRPSRALPYELHVSARCDSEKGVQLLFSNTGKAAAVFHVYDKLNLDRIPRRYMVEPDQMLDDVWDVQADNLGHYDLWVLGPNGFHRHFRGDVSVLSQSEAARPEIRVCYEVTKGDVYLEMMNGGQSACTFTIQSMAYREDGPWDVTVEPGQQSKQSWALKSSGHWYDFVVRSSNDPSYYRRFAGRVEFGEHGVSDPALGIPAYL; encoded by the coding sequence ATGACTTCACGCCGCAATTTCCTACGCAATATGACCGGTGCCAGCCTGGCTGCCGGTTCCCTGGCCGCGTTCCCTCCCAGCATCCGCAAGGCGCTGGCCATTCCGGCCAACAACAAGACAGGCACCATCAAGGATGTGGAACACATCGTCGTCCTGATGCAGGAGAACCGCTCATTCGACAATTACTTTGGCACGATGAAAGGGGTACGTGGTTTCGGGGATCGCTTCACCATCCCGCTCCCGAATGGCCGCAACGTCTGGCAGCAAAACCTCAGTTCCACCGAAACCATCATGCCCTACCACTTGGACAGCACCAAGGGCAATGCTCAGCGGGTCAACGGCACCCCCCACGCCTGGGTAGATGGACAACAAGCCTGGGATCATGGCCGCATGGCTTTCTGGCCCAAGTACAAGCGCCCCCACTCCATGGGCTACTACCGCGAAGCCGAGGTGCCGTTCCAGTTCGCCATGGCCAACGCCTTTACCCTGTGCGATGCCTACCACTGCTCCATGCACACCGGTACAAACTCCAACCGCATGTTTATGTGGACCGGGACTAACGGCCCAACCGGAACAGGTGAATGTACCGTCAACAACGCCTGGGACAGCCTGGGTTCCTCGCTGTTGGGCTACGAGTGGAAGACGTACCCTGAGCGCCTGGAAGAAGCCGGTATCAGTTGGAAGGTCTACCAGAATCTGCCCGACAACTTTACCGACAACTCACTGGCAGGCTTCAAACAATATCGTCGTGCCAACGAACAATCGGGCAAACCAAACAATACCCCCTACGAGCCGTCGGATGACATTGGCAATCCGCTGTACAAGGGCGTGGCCAACACCATGCCCGACGGTGGCTTCTTCGGCCAACTGCGCAAGGATGTCGAAGAAGGGAACTTGCCCCAGATTTCCTGGGTCGTGGCACCGGCCGCCTACTCCGAACACCCTGGCCCATCCAGCCCCGTACAAGGTGCCTGGTACACGCAGGAACTGCTCGATGCGCTGACCGCCAACCCCGAGGTCTGGAGCAAGACGGTTCTGCTGGTCAATTTTGATGAAAACGACGGTTTTTTTGACCACGTACCGTCCCCGTCGGCCCCCTCCATTGATCCGGACACGGGCAAGGCTATGGGCAAAACCACCTTGACCGATGAGCAGATTGCTTTTGAATACTACAACTACCCCAGCCCTAAAGGCTTGCTGGGCCAACCTCCACGCGACGGCAAGGTGTTTGGCCCCGGTGTACGCGTGCCGATGTACGTTATTTCCCCTTGGAGCCGTGGTGGCTGGGTGAACTCACAGGTCTTCGACCACACCTCCGTGATCCGCTTCATGGAAGAGCGTTTTGGCGTGATGGAACCAAATATCAGCCCGTACCGCCGTGCAGTATGTGGCGATTTGACCAGTGCCTTTAACTTCGCCAGCCCGAACACCGAACCCCTGCCTACCTTGAATGGCCGTCGTAGCCGCGACGAAGCCGACGCCATCCGCCGTGCCCAGGAACGCCTGGCTCAAGTTCCTCAGCCCCTGGACAATCAGCGTATTCCTGTTCAGCAAACCGGTGTGCGTCCATCGCGCGCCCTGCCCTACGAACTACATGTCAGCGCCCGCTGCGATAGCGAAAAAGGCGTGCAACTGTTGTTCTCCAACACGGGCAAAGCGGCGGCTGTTTTCCATGTCTACGACAAACTGAACCTGGACCGCATTCCCCGCCGCTACATGGTCGAGCCCGACCAGATGCTGGACGATGTCTGGGATGTTCAGGCCGATAACCTGGGTCACTACGACCTGTGGGTACTGGGCCCGAACGGCTTTCACCGTCACTTCCGTGGCGATGTCAGCGTACTGAGCCAGTCCGAGGCCGCCCGCCCCGAAATTCGCGTCTGCTACGAAGTCACCAAGGGTGACGTCTATCTGGAAATGATGAACGGCGGTCAGTCTGCCTGCACCTTCACCATCCAGTCCATGGCCTACCGCGAAGACGGCCCCTGGGACGTGACCGTTGAGCCAGGTCAGCAATCCAAACAGTCCTGGGCATTGAAGTCCAGCGGCCACTGGTACGACTTTGTGGTCCGCAGCAGCAACGACCCCAGCTACTACCGTCGCTTTGCAGGCCGAGTCGAGTTTGGTGAGCATGGCGTCAGCGACCCAGCCCTGGGGATCCCCGCCTACCTGTAA